Proteins encoded in a region of the Gordonia crocea genome:
- a CDS encoding HoxN/HupN/NixA family nickel/cobalt transporter yields MRGEWRVAVAVIAGLNLLGWGLLLTAVVPSGIHYAVGGSTALAVGLAAYALGMRHAFDADHIAAIDNTTRRLVDRGRPAATVGLWFSLGHSTVVVLLCAALSVGLGAAAAAIAADDSGVHRVAGVWGPTVSAVFLLAIAAINVWSIRQARRGTGGAPPGGPVWWLMRRFESVVDRPSRMFGVGFAFGLGFDTATEVGLLAIAGTATLGRVPWWAVMTLPVLFAAGMAVADTAQGAVMRRAYAWRTGAGDGRPRRRAVTYAVVMTGLSAAAAVAVATVQLAGVGTETLGWGGVVARVGAIDLESAGIGLTVALLVIWVVAAIGFGIAGRRRVTVS; encoded by the coding sequence ATGAGGGGCGAGTGGCGGGTCGCCGTCGCGGTGATTGCCGGCCTGAACCTGCTGGGGTGGGGGCTGCTGTTGACGGCGGTGGTGCCGTCGGGGATCCACTACGCGGTGGGCGGGTCCACGGCGCTGGCGGTCGGGCTGGCCGCCTATGCGCTGGGTATGCGGCACGCCTTCGACGCCGACCACATCGCCGCGATCGACAACACGACGCGCCGGCTCGTCGACCGCGGCCGTCCGGCCGCGACGGTGGGCCTGTGGTTCTCGCTCGGCCACTCGACCGTTGTCGTCCTGCTCTGCGCGGCGCTGTCGGTCGGCCTCGGCGCCGCCGCCGCGGCGATCGCCGCCGACGACTCCGGGGTGCACCGCGTCGCCGGGGTGTGGGGGCCGACCGTGTCGGCGGTGTTCCTGCTCGCCATCGCCGCCATCAACGTCTGGTCGATCCGGCAGGCGCGGCGCGGGACGGGCGGCGCCCCGCCCGGTGGGCCGGTGTGGTGGTTGATGCGCCGCTTCGAATCGGTCGTGGACCGTCCGTCGCGGATGTTCGGGGTCGGCTTCGCCTTCGGCCTGGGCTTCGACACCGCGACCGAGGTCGGCCTGTTGGCCATCGCCGGAACCGCGACGCTGGGCCGGGTGCCGTGGTGGGCGGTGATGACCCTGCCGGTCCTGTTCGCGGCCGGGATGGCGGTGGCCGACACCGCCCAGGGGGCGGTGATGCGCCGCGCCTATGCCTGGCGGACGGGTGCCGGCGACGGGCGACCGCGACGCCGGGCCGTCACCTATGCGGTGGTGATGACCGGCCTGTCGGCGGCGGCCGCGGTGGCCGTGGCCACCGTCCAACTCGCGGGGGTGGGGACCGAGACCCTCGGCTGGGGCGGCGTGGTCGCGCGGGTCGGCGCAATCGACCTGGAAAGCGCCGGGATCGGCCTCACCGTCGCGCTGCTGGTCATCTGGGTGGTGGCGGCGATCGGGTTCGGCATCGCCGGCCGCAGACGTGTAACCGTGTCTTAG
- a CDS encoding purine-cytosine permease family protein — protein MTDTVDTRAGDTRAGVSPVNTSEREALKETLEDYTLRFAPRSYRRWGPAVVATSALGGIAYLADFSIGANIGIAHGTGNALWGILLFAIVVLITGTPLAYYAARYNIDLDLVTRGSGFGYYGSVLTNLIFASFTFIFFALEGSIMAQGLKLGLGIPLPVGYLASTLIVLPLVVYGMKALAKLQVWTTPLWLVMMVGPFIYLVAAHPGSVGDFLSFSGVDSAGKPLGNGVSWAGIMLCAGVCLALIAQIAEQIDYLRFMPPRTEENKRKWWTAVLVAGPGWVFFGALKQVAGLFLAVYLIGHVADSVGVANEPVHQFVMIYEEFMPAWLAMTLAVILVVISQIKINVTNAYSGSLAWTNSFTRVTKTYPGRLVFVVVNLVIALVLMEANMFSFLSELLNFYANCGIAWIVVVATDIAINKYVLKISPKHPEFRRGMLYAVNPVGFVSVIVAAGASILVFFGVFGDAVAPYSPMVAAVLGFVTPPVLAVATKGRYYLRRGDDGIDLPMYDEDGNPSDVKLWCCVTQTEFERPDMIASAVPAPDGSKQYISSLALSCDRTGEHVLPADPPVR, from the coding sequence ATGACCGACACAGTGGATACGAGGGCCGGGGATACCAGGGCCGGCGTTTCGCCCGTCAACACGAGCGAGCGCGAGGCACTGAAGGAGACGCTGGAGGACTACACCCTCCGGTTTGCGCCGCGGAGCTATCGGCGCTGGGGGCCGGCGGTCGTCGCCACCTCGGCGCTCGGCGGGATCGCCTATCTCGCCGACTTCTCCATCGGGGCGAACATCGGTATCGCCCACGGGACGGGAAACGCGCTGTGGGGCATCCTCCTGTTCGCCATCGTCGTCCTCATCACCGGGACGCCGCTGGCCTACTACGCGGCCAGGTACAACATCGATCTGGACCTGGTCACGCGTGGCAGCGGATTCGGCTACTACGGCTCGGTCCTGACCAACCTCATCTTCGCGTCGTTCACGTTTATCTTCTTCGCCCTCGAGGGCTCTATCATGGCCCAGGGCCTCAAACTCGGACTCGGCATCCCGCTGCCGGTCGGCTATCTGGCGTCGACGTTGATCGTCTTGCCGCTGGTCGTCTACGGGATGAAGGCGTTGGCGAAGCTGCAGGTCTGGACCACCCCGCTGTGGCTGGTCATGATGGTGGGCCCGTTCATCTACCTGGTGGCCGCGCATCCCGGTTCGGTGGGCGACTTCCTGAGCTTCTCCGGCGTCGACAGTGCCGGCAAACCGTTGGGCAACGGGGTCAGCTGGGCCGGGATCATGCTGTGCGCCGGGGTGTGTCTGGCGCTGATCGCGCAGATCGCCGAGCAGATCGACTACCTGCGGTTCATGCCGCCCCGCACCGAGGAGAACAAGCGGAAGTGGTGGACCGCGGTCCTCGTCGCCGGTCCCGGATGGGTGTTCTTCGGCGCGCTCAAGCAGGTCGCCGGATTGTTCTTGGCGGTCTACCTGATCGGCCACGTCGCCGACAGCGTCGGGGTCGCCAACGAGCCGGTGCACCAGTTCGTGATGATCTACGAGGAGTTCATGCCCGCCTGGCTGGCGATGACCCTGGCGGTGATCCTGGTGGTGATCTCCCAGATCAAGATCAATGTCACCAATGCCTACTCCGGCTCGCTGGCATGGACCAACTCGTTCACCCGCGTCACCAAGACCTACCCGGGTCGACTGGTCTTCGTCGTGGTCAACCTGGTCATCGCCCTGGTGCTGATGGAAGCGAATATGTTCAGTTTCCTGTCGGAGCTGCTGAACTTCTACGCCAACTGCGGTATCGCCTGGATCGTCGTCGTCGCCACCGACATCGCGATCAACAAGTACGTGCTCAAGATCAGCCCGAAGCATCCGGAGTTCCGCCGCGGGATGCTGTACGCGGTGAACCCGGTGGGCTTCGTGTCGGTCATCGTCGCCGCCGGTGCATCGATCCTGGTGTTCTTCGGCGTCTTCGGCGACGCGGTTGCCCCGTATTCGCCGATGGTCGCCGCGGTTCTCGGATTCGTCACGCCCCCGGTGCTCGCGGTCGCGACCAAGGGTCGCTACTACTTGCGCCGCGGCGACGATGGAATCGATCTGCCGATGTATGACGAGGACGGCAACCCCAGCGACGTCAAGCTGTGGTGCTGCGTCACCCAGACGGAGTTCGAGCGGCCGGACATGATCGCCTCGGCGGTCCCGGCGCCCGACGGGTCCAAGCAGTACATCTCTTCGCTCGCGCTGTCCTGCGACCGGACCGGCGAGCATGTGCTGCCGGCCGATCCGCCGGTGCGCT